A window from Callithrix jacchus isolate 240 chromosome 17, calJac240_pri, whole genome shotgun sequence encodes these proteins:
- the TNK2 gene encoding activated CDC42 kinase 1 isoform X9, translated as MGERAAYQRLAGGEEGSQRLGGGSMQPEEGTGWLLELLSEVQLQQYFLRLRDDLNVTRLSHFEYVKNEDLEKIGMGRPGQRRLWEAVKRRKALCKRKSWMSKVFSGKRPEAEFPPQHSQSTFRKTSPIPGVPAGEGPLQSLTCLIGEKDLRLLEKLGDGSFGVVRRGEWDAPSGKTVSVAVKCLKPDVLSQPEAMDDFIREVNAMHSLDHRNLIRLYGVVLIPPMKMVTELAPLGSLLDRLRKHQGHFLLGTLSRYAVQVAEGMGYLESKRFIHRDLAARNLLLATRDLVKIGDFGLMRALPQNDDHYVMQEHRKVPFAWCAPESLKTRTFSHASDTWMFGVTLWEMFTYGQEPWIGLNGSQILHKIDKEGERLPRPEDCPQDIYNVMVQCWAHKPEDRPTFVALRDFLLEAHPTDMRALQDFEEPDKLHIQMNDVITVIEGRAENYWWRGQNTRTLCVGPFPRNVVTSVAGLSAQDISQPLQNSFIHTGHGDSDPRHCWGFPDRIDELYLGNPMDPPDLLSVELSTSRPTQHLGRVKREPPPRPPQPAFFTQKPTYDPVSEDQDPLSSDFKRLGLRKSGLPRGLWLAKPSARVPGTKAGRGSGAEVTLIDFGEEPVVPALRPYTPSLAQLAMDACSLLDKTPPQSPTRALPRPLHPTPVVDWDARPLPPPPAYDDVAQDEDDFEVCSINSSLVGTGVPAGPSQGETNYAFVPEQARLPPPLEDNLFLLPQGGGKPPSSAQTEEIFQALQQECMRQLQVPAGSTAPSPSPGGDDKPQVPPRVPIPPRPTRPHLDLSPASSGEEETGRWPGPASPPRVPPREPLSPPGSRTPSPLVPPGSSPLPPRLSSSPGKTMPTTQSFASDPKYATPQVIQAPGPRASPCILPIVRDGKKVSSTHYYLLPERPSYLERYQRFLREAQSPEEPAPLPVPLLLPPPSTPAPAAPTATVRPMPQAALDPKANFSTNNSNPGARPPAPRATARPPQRGCAGDGPEAGRLADKVQMVEQLFGLGLRPRGECHKVLEMFDWNLEQAGCHLLGSWGPAHHKRSSLLLPRLECNGVISAHRNLRLLGSGNSPASAS; from the exons AGGCTCGGAGGCGGCAGCATGCAGCCAGAGGAGGGCACAGGCTGGCTGCTGGAGCTGCTGTCCGAGGTGCAGCTGCAACAGTACTTCCTGCGGCTCCGAGACGACCTCAACGTCACCCGGCTGTCCCACTTTGAGTATGTCAAGAATGAGGACCTGGAGAAGATTGGCATGGGCCGGCCTG GCCAGCGGCGGCTGTGGGAGGccgtgaagaggaggaaggcctTATGCAAACGGAAGTCGTGGATGAGCAAG GTGTTCAGTGGAAAGCGACCAGAGGCTGAGTTCCCCCCTCAACACTCTCAGAGCACCTTCCGGAAGACCTCGCCCATCCCTGGGGTCCCAGCAGGGGAGGGGCCCCTGCAGAGCCTCACCTGCCTCATTGGGGAGAAGGACCTGCGCCTCCTGGAGAAGCTGGGCGATGGCTCTTTTGGCGTTGTGCGCAGAGGCGAGTGGGACGCGCCCTCAGGGAAGACG GTGAGTGTGGCTGTGAAGTGCCTGAAGCCCGATGTGCTGAGCCAGCCAGAAGCCATGGACGACTTCATCCGGGAGGTCAACGCCATGCACTCGCTGGACCACCGAAACCTCATTCGCCTCTATGGGGTGGTGCTCATACCACCCATGAAGATG GTGACAGAGCTGGCACCTCTGGGATCGCTGTTGGACCGGCTACGTAAGCACCAGGGCCACTTCCTCCTGGGGACTCTGAGCCGCTACGCTGTGCAGGTGGCTGAGGGCATGGGCTACCTGGAGTCCAAGCGCTTTATTCACCGTGACCTGGCTGCCCGCAATCTGCTGTTGGCTACCCGCGACCTGGTCAAGATCGGGGACTTTGGGCTGATGCGAGCGCTGCCCCAGAATGACGACCATTACGTCATGCAGGAACATCGCAAGGTGCCCTTCGCCTG GTGTGCCCCTGAGAGCCTGAAGACACGTACCTTCTCCCATGCCAGCGACACCTGGATGTTCGGGGTGACACTGTGGGAGATGTTCACCTACGGCCAGGAGCCCTGGATCGGCCTCAATGGCAGTCAG ATCCTGCATAAGATTGACAAGGAGGGGGAGCGGCTGCCTCGGCCCGAGGACTGCCCCCAGGACATCTACAATGTCATGGTCCAGTGCTGGGCTCACAAGCCAGAGGACAGACCTACGTTTGTGGCTCTGCGGGACTTCCTGCTGGAG GCCCATCCCACTGACATGCGGGCCCTTCAGGACTTTGAGGAGCCGGACAAGCTGCACATCCAGATGAATGACGTCATCACTGTCATCGAGGGAAG GGCCGAGAACTACTGGTGGCGTGGTCAGAACACGCGGACGCTGTGTGTGGGGCCTTTCCCTCGCAACGTGGTGACCTCCGTGGCTGGCCTGTCCGCCCAGGACATCAGCCAACCCCTGCAGAACAGCTTCATCCACACGGGGCATGGTGACAGCGACCCCCGCCACTGCTGGGGCTTCCCAGACAGGATCGATGA GCTGTATCTGGGAAACCCCATGGACCCCCCGGACCTGCTGAGCGTGGAACTGAGCACCTCCCGGCCCACCCAGCATCTAGGAAGGGTGAAAA GGGAGCCTCCAcctcgcccacctcagcctgccttCTTCACTCAGA AACCAACCTATGACCCTGTGAGCGAGGACCAAGACCCCCTGTCCAGTGACTTCAAGAGGCTGGGCCTTCGGAAGTCAGGCCTGCCCCGAGGGCTGTGGCTGGCAAAGCCCTCAGCGAGGGTGCCAGGCACCAAGGCCGGCCGAGGCAGCGGGGCTGAGGTCACGCTCATCGACTTCGGTGAGGAGCCCGTGGTCCCGGCCCTGCGGCCCTACACACCCTCCCTGGCGCAGCTGGCCATGGATGCCTGCTCTTTGCTAGACAAGACCCCGCCTCAGAGCCCCACGAGGGCGCTGCCCCGGCCCCTGCATCCCACGCCTGTGGTGGACTGGGACGCACGCCCGCTGCCACCCCCGCCTGCTTATGACGATGTGGCCCAGGATGAGGATGACTTTGAGGTCTGCTCCATCAACAGCAGCCTGGTGGGCACAGGGGTCCCTGCTGGACCCAGCCAGGGCGAGACCAACTACGCCTTTGTGCCTGAACAGGCACGGCTGCCCCCTCCCCTGGAGGACAACCTGTTCCTCCTGCCCCAGGGTGGGGGCAAGCCGCCCAGCTCTGCGCAGACCGAGGAGATCTTCCAGGCTCTGCAGCAGGAGTGCATGCGGCAGCTGCAGGTTCCGGCCGGATCCAcggccccctcccccagcccggGGGGTGACGACAAGCCCCAGGTGCCCCCTAGGGTGCCCATCCCCCCTCGGCCAACGCGCCCGCACCTCGACTTGTCTCCAGCCTCCTCAGGCGAGGAGGAGACCGGCCGGTGGCCTGGACCTGCCTCCCCTCCCCGAGTGCCTCCCCGGGAGCCCCTGTCCCCTCCAGGCTCGAGGACACCCAGCCCCCTGGTACCACCTGGCAGCTCCCCACTGCCGCCCCGGCTCTCAAGCTCACCCGGGAAGACCATGCCTACCACCCAAAGCTTCGCCTCAGACCCCAAGTACGCCACCCCTCAGGTGATCCAGGCGCCTGGCCCACGGGCCAGTCCCTGCATCCTGCCCATCGTCCGGGATGGCAAGAAGGTCAGCAGCACCCACTATTACTTGCTGCCTGAGCGCCCGTCCTACCTGGAGCGCTACCAGCGCTTCCTGCGTGAGGCCCAGAGCCCCGAGGAGCCAGCCCCCCTGCCTGTGCCCCTGCTGCTGCCCCCACCCAGcaccccagcccctgctgccccCACGGCCACCGTTCGGCCGATGCCCCAGGCTGCCTTGGACCCCAAAGCCAACTTCTCCACCAACAACAGCAACCCAGGGGCCCGGCCACCAGCCCCGAGGGCCACTGCTCGGCCGCCACAGCGGGGCTGCGCTGGGGATGGGCCAGAGGCGGGCCGGCTGGCAGACAAGGTCCAGATG GTGGAGCAGCTCTTCGGGCTGGGTCTGCGGCCCAGAGGGGAGTGCCACAAAGTGCTGGAGATGTTCGACTGGAACCTCGAGCAGGCCGGTTGCCACCTTCTGGGCTCCTGGGGCCCTGCCCACCACAA acggagttcgctcttgttacccaggctggagtgcaatggcgtgatctcggctcaccgcaacctccgcctcctgggttcaggcaattctcctgcctcagcctcctga
- the TNK2 gene encoding activated CDC42 kinase 1 isoform X14, producing the protein MGERAAYQRLAGGEEGSQRLGGGSMQPEEGTGWLLELLSEVQLQQYFLRLRDDLNVTRLSHFEYVKNEDLEKIGMGRPGQRRLWEAVKRRKALCKRKSWMSKVFSGKRPEAEFPPQHSQSTFRKTSPIPGVPAGEGPLQSLTCLIGEKDLRLLEKLGDGSFGVVRRGEWDAPSGKTVSVAVKCLKPDVLSQPEAMDDFIREVNAMHSLDHRNLIRLYGVVLIPPMKMVTELAPLGSLLDRLRKHQGHFLLGTLSRYAVQVAEGMGYLESKRFIHRDLAARNLLLATRDLVKIGDFGLMRALPQNDDHYVMQEHRKVPFAWCAPESLKTRTFSHASDTWMFGVTLWEMFTYGQEPWIGLNGSQILHKIDKEGERLPRPEDCPQDIYNVMVQCWAHKPEDRPTFVALRDFLLEAHPTDMRALQDFEEPDKLHIQMNDVITVIEGRAENYWWRGQNTRTLCVGPFPRNVVTSVAGLSAQDISQPLQNSFIHTGHGDSDPRHCWGFPDRIDELYLGNPMDPPDLLSVELSTSRPTQHLGRVKREPPPRPPQPAFFTQKPTYDPVSEDQDPLSSDFKRLGLRKSGLPRGLWLAKPSARVPGTKAGRGSGAEVTLIDFGEEPVVPALRPYTPSLAQLAMDACSLLDKTPPQSPTRALPRPLHPTPVVDWDARPLPPPPAYDDVAQDEDDFEVCSINSSLVGTGVPAGPSQGETNYAFVPEQARLPPPLEDNLFLLPQGGGKPPSSAQTEEIFQALQQECMRQLQVPAGSTAPSPSPGGDDKPQVPPRVPIPPRPTRPHLDLSPASSGEEETGRWPGPASPPRVPPREPLSPPGSRTPSPLVPPGSSPLPPRLSSSPGKTMPTTQSFASDPKYATPQVIQAPGPRASPCILPIVRDGKKVSSTHYYLLPERPSYLERYQRFLREAQSPEEPAPLPVPLLLPPPSTPAPAAPTATVRPMPQAALDPKANFSTNNSNPGARPPAPRATARPPQRGCAGDGPEAGRLADKVQMVEQLFGLGLRPRGECHKVLEMFDWNLEQAGCHLLGSWGPAHHKLECNGVISAHRNLRLLGSGNSPASAS; encoded by the exons AGGCTCGGAGGCGGCAGCATGCAGCCAGAGGAGGGCACAGGCTGGCTGCTGGAGCTGCTGTCCGAGGTGCAGCTGCAACAGTACTTCCTGCGGCTCCGAGACGACCTCAACGTCACCCGGCTGTCCCACTTTGAGTATGTCAAGAATGAGGACCTGGAGAAGATTGGCATGGGCCGGCCTG GCCAGCGGCGGCTGTGGGAGGccgtgaagaggaggaaggcctTATGCAAACGGAAGTCGTGGATGAGCAAG GTGTTCAGTGGAAAGCGACCAGAGGCTGAGTTCCCCCCTCAACACTCTCAGAGCACCTTCCGGAAGACCTCGCCCATCCCTGGGGTCCCAGCAGGGGAGGGGCCCCTGCAGAGCCTCACCTGCCTCATTGGGGAGAAGGACCTGCGCCTCCTGGAGAAGCTGGGCGATGGCTCTTTTGGCGTTGTGCGCAGAGGCGAGTGGGACGCGCCCTCAGGGAAGACG GTGAGTGTGGCTGTGAAGTGCCTGAAGCCCGATGTGCTGAGCCAGCCAGAAGCCATGGACGACTTCATCCGGGAGGTCAACGCCATGCACTCGCTGGACCACCGAAACCTCATTCGCCTCTATGGGGTGGTGCTCATACCACCCATGAAGATG GTGACAGAGCTGGCACCTCTGGGATCGCTGTTGGACCGGCTACGTAAGCACCAGGGCCACTTCCTCCTGGGGACTCTGAGCCGCTACGCTGTGCAGGTGGCTGAGGGCATGGGCTACCTGGAGTCCAAGCGCTTTATTCACCGTGACCTGGCTGCCCGCAATCTGCTGTTGGCTACCCGCGACCTGGTCAAGATCGGGGACTTTGGGCTGATGCGAGCGCTGCCCCAGAATGACGACCATTACGTCATGCAGGAACATCGCAAGGTGCCCTTCGCCTG GTGTGCCCCTGAGAGCCTGAAGACACGTACCTTCTCCCATGCCAGCGACACCTGGATGTTCGGGGTGACACTGTGGGAGATGTTCACCTACGGCCAGGAGCCCTGGATCGGCCTCAATGGCAGTCAG ATCCTGCATAAGATTGACAAGGAGGGGGAGCGGCTGCCTCGGCCCGAGGACTGCCCCCAGGACATCTACAATGTCATGGTCCAGTGCTGGGCTCACAAGCCAGAGGACAGACCTACGTTTGTGGCTCTGCGGGACTTCCTGCTGGAG GCCCATCCCACTGACATGCGGGCCCTTCAGGACTTTGAGGAGCCGGACAAGCTGCACATCCAGATGAATGACGTCATCACTGTCATCGAGGGAAG GGCCGAGAACTACTGGTGGCGTGGTCAGAACACGCGGACGCTGTGTGTGGGGCCTTTCCCTCGCAACGTGGTGACCTCCGTGGCTGGCCTGTCCGCCCAGGACATCAGCCAACCCCTGCAGAACAGCTTCATCCACACGGGGCATGGTGACAGCGACCCCCGCCACTGCTGGGGCTTCCCAGACAGGATCGATGA GCTGTATCTGGGAAACCCCATGGACCCCCCGGACCTGCTGAGCGTGGAACTGAGCACCTCCCGGCCCACCCAGCATCTAGGAAGGGTGAAAA GGGAGCCTCCAcctcgcccacctcagcctgccttCTTCACTCAGA AACCAACCTATGACCCTGTGAGCGAGGACCAAGACCCCCTGTCCAGTGACTTCAAGAGGCTGGGCCTTCGGAAGTCAGGCCTGCCCCGAGGGCTGTGGCTGGCAAAGCCCTCAGCGAGGGTGCCAGGCACCAAGGCCGGCCGAGGCAGCGGGGCTGAGGTCACGCTCATCGACTTCGGTGAGGAGCCCGTGGTCCCGGCCCTGCGGCCCTACACACCCTCCCTGGCGCAGCTGGCCATGGATGCCTGCTCTTTGCTAGACAAGACCCCGCCTCAGAGCCCCACGAGGGCGCTGCCCCGGCCCCTGCATCCCACGCCTGTGGTGGACTGGGACGCACGCCCGCTGCCACCCCCGCCTGCTTATGACGATGTGGCCCAGGATGAGGATGACTTTGAGGTCTGCTCCATCAACAGCAGCCTGGTGGGCACAGGGGTCCCTGCTGGACCCAGCCAGGGCGAGACCAACTACGCCTTTGTGCCTGAACAGGCACGGCTGCCCCCTCCCCTGGAGGACAACCTGTTCCTCCTGCCCCAGGGTGGGGGCAAGCCGCCCAGCTCTGCGCAGACCGAGGAGATCTTCCAGGCTCTGCAGCAGGAGTGCATGCGGCAGCTGCAGGTTCCGGCCGGATCCAcggccccctcccccagcccggGGGGTGACGACAAGCCCCAGGTGCCCCCTAGGGTGCCCATCCCCCCTCGGCCAACGCGCCCGCACCTCGACTTGTCTCCAGCCTCCTCAGGCGAGGAGGAGACCGGCCGGTGGCCTGGACCTGCCTCCCCTCCCCGAGTGCCTCCCCGGGAGCCCCTGTCCCCTCCAGGCTCGAGGACACCCAGCCCCCTGGTACCACCTGGCAGCTCCCCACTGCCGCCCCGGCTCTCAAGCTCACCCGGGAAGACCATGCCTACCACCCAAAGCTTCGCCTCAGACCCCAAGTACGCCACCCCTCAGGTGATCCAGGCGCCTGGCCCACGGGCCAGTCCCTGCATCCTGCCCATCGTCCGGGATGGCAAGAAGGTCAGCAGCACCCACTATTACTTGCTGCCTGAGCGCCCGTCCTACCTGGAGCGCTACCAGCGCTTCCTGCGTGAGGCCCAGAGCCCCGAGGAGCCAGCCCCCCTGCCTGTGCCCCTGCTGCTGCCCCCACCCAGcaccccagcccctgctgccccCACGGCCACCGTTCGGCCGATGCCCCAGGCTGCCTTGGACCCCAAAGCCAACTTCTCCACCAACAACAGCAACCCAGGGGCCCGGCCACCAGCCCCGAGGGCCACTGCTCGGCCGCCACAGCGGGGCTGCGCTGGGGATGGGCCAGAGGCGGGCCGGCTGGCAGACAAGGTCCAGATG GTGGAGCAGCTCTTCGGGCTGGGTCTGCGGCCCAGAGGGGAGTGCCACAAAGTGCTGGAGATGTTCGACTGGAACCTCGAGCAGGCCGGTTGCCACCTTCTGGGCTCCTGGGGCCCTGCCCACCACAA gctggagtgcaatggcgtgatctcggctcaccgcaacctccgcctcctgggttcaggcaattctcctgcctcagcctcctga
- the TNK2 gene encoding activated CDC42 kinase 1 isoform X30 — protein sequence MPAARRFPGLELSFPLLARLRRRLYTRLGGGSMQPEEGTGWLLELLSEVQLQQYFLRLRDDLNVTRLSHFEYVKNEDLEKIGMGRPGQRRLWEAVKRRKALCKRKSWMSKVFSGKRPEAEFPPQHSQSTFRKTSPIPGVPAGEGPLQSLTCLIGEKDLRLLEKLGDGSFGVVRRGEWDAPSGKTVSVAVKCLKPDVLSQPEAMDDFIREVNAMHSLDHRNLIRLYGVVLIPPMKMVTELAPLGSLLDRLRKHQGHFLLGTLSRYAVQVAEGMGYLESKRFIHRDLAARNLLLATRDLVKIGDFGLMRALPQNDDHYVMQEHRKVPFAWCAPESLKTRTFSHASDTWMFGVTLWEMFTYGQEPWIGLNGSQILHKIDKEGERLPRPEDCPQDIYNVMVQCWAHKPEDRPTFVALRDFLLEAHPTDMRALQDFEEPDKLHIQMNDVITVIEGRAENYWWRGQNTRTLCVGPFPRNVVTSVAGLSAQDISQPLQNSFIHTGHGDSDPRHCWGFPDRIDELYLGNPMDPPDLLSVELSTSRPTQHLGRVKREPPPRPPQPAFFTQKPTYDPVSEDQDPLSSDFKRLGLRKSGLPRGLWLAKPSARVPGTKAGRGSGAEVTLIDFGEEPVVPALRPYTPSLAQLAMDACSLLDKTPPQSPTRALPRPLHPTPVVDWDARPLPPPPAYDDVAQDEDDFEARLPPPLEDNLFLLPQGGGKPPSSAQTEEIFQALQQECMRQLQVPAGSTAPSPSPGGDDKPQVPPRVPIPPRPTRPHLDLSPASSGEEETGRWPGPASPPRVPPREPLSPPGSRTPSPLVPPGSSPLPPRLSSSPGKTMPTTQSFASDPKYATPQVIQAPGPRASPCILPIVRDGKKVSSTHYYLLPERPSYLERYQRFLREAQSPEEPAPLPVPLLLPPPSTPAPAAPTATVRPMPQAALDPKANFSTNNSNPGARPPAPRATARPPQRGCAGDGPEAGRLADKVQMLQATVHGVTTEECQAALQSHGWSVQRAAQYLKVEQLFGLGLRPRGECHKVLEMFDWNLEQAGCHLLGSWGPAHHKLECNGVISAHRNLRLLGSGNSPASAS from the exons AGGCTCGGAGGCGGCAGCATGCAGCCAGAGGAGGGCACAGGCTGGCTGCTGGAGCTGCTGTCCGAGGTGCAGCTGCAACAGTACTTCCTGCGGCTCCGAGACGACCTCAACGTCACCCGGCTGTCCCACTTTGAGTATGTCAAGAATGAGGACCTGGAGAAGATTGGCATGGGCCGGCCTG GCCAGCGGCGGCTGTGGGAGGccgtgaagaggaggaaggcctTATGCAAACGGAAGTCGTGGATGAGCAAG GTGTTCAGTGGAAAGCGACCAGAGGCTGAGTTCCCCCCTCAACACTCTCAGAGCACCTTCCGGAAGACCTCGCCCATCCCTGGGGTCCCAGCAGGGGAGGGGCCCCTGCAGAGCCTCACCTGCCTCATTGGGGAGAAGGACCTGCGCCTCCTGGAGAAGCTGGGCGATGGCTCTTTTGGCGTTGTGCGCAGAGGCGAGTGGGACGCGCCCTCAGGGAAGACG GTGAGTGTGGCTGTGAAGTGCCTGAAGCCCGATGTGCTGAGCCAGCCAGAAGCCATGGACGACTTCATCCGGGAGGTCAACGCCATGCACTCGCTGGACCACCGAAACCTCATTCGCCTCTATGGGGTGGTGCTCATACCACCCATGAAGATG GTGACAGAGCTGGCACCTCTGGGATCGCTGTTGGACCGGCTACGTAAGCACCAGGGCCACTTCCTCCTGGGGACTCTGAGCCGCTACGCTGTGCAGGTGGCTGAGGGCATGGGCTACCTGGAGTCCAAGCGCTTTATTCACCGTGACCTGGCTGCCCGCAATCTGCTGTTGGCTACCCGCGACCTGGTCAAGATCGGGGACTTTGGGCTGATGCGAGCGCTGCCCCAGAATGACGACCATTACGTCATGCAGGAACATCGCAAGGTGCCCTTCGCCTG GTGTGCCCCTGAGAGCCTGAAGACACGTACCTTCTCCCATGCCAGCGACACCTGGATGTTCGGGGTGACACTGTGGGAGATGTTCACCTACGGCCAGGAGCCCTGGATCGGCCTCAATGGCAGTCAG ATCCTGCATAAGATTGACAAGGAGGGGGAGCGGCTGCCTCGGCCCGAGGACTGCCCCCAGGACATCTACAATGTCATGGTCCAGTGCTGGGCTCACAAGCCAGAGGACAGACCTACGTTTGTGGCTCTGCGGGACTTCCTGCTGGAG GCCCATCCCACTGACATGCGGGCCCTTCAGGACTTTGAGGAGCCGGACAAGCTGCACATCCAGATGAATGACGTCATCACTGTCATCGAGGGAAG GGCCGAGAACTACTGGTGGCGTGGTCAGAACACGCGGACGCTGTGTGTGGGGCCTTTCCCTCGCAACGTGGTGACCTCCGTGGCTGGCCTGTCCGCCCAGGACATCAGCCAACCCCTGCAGAACAGCTTCATCCACACGGGGCATGGTGACAGCGACCCCCGCCACTGCTGGGGCTTCCCAGACAGGATCGATGA GCTGTATCTGGGAAACCCCATGGACCCCCCGGACCTGCTGAGCGTGGAACTGAGCACCTCCCGGCCCACCCAGCATCTAGGAAGGGTGAAAA GGGAGCCTCCAcctcgcccacctcagcctgccttCTTCACTCAGA AACCAACCTATGACCCTGTGAGCGAGGACCAAGACCCCCTGTCCAGTGACTTCAAGAGGCTGGGCCTTCGGAAGTCAGGCCTGCCCCGAGGGCTGTGGCTGGCAAAGCCCTCAGCGAGGGTGCCAGGCACCAAGGCCGGCCGAGGCAGCGGGGCTGAGGTCACGCTCATCGACTTCGGTGAGGAGCCCGTGGTCCCGGCCCTGCGGCCCTACACACCCTCCCTGGCGCAGCTGGCCATGGATGCCTGCTCTTTGCTAGACAAGACCCCGCCTCAGAGCCCCACGAGGGCGCTGCCCCGGCCCCTGCATCCCACGCCTGTGGTGGACTGGGACGCACGCCCGCTGCCACCCCCGCCTGCTTATGACGATGTGGCCCAGGATGAGGATGACTTTGAG GCACGGCTGCCCCCTCCCCTGGAGGACAACCTGTTCCTCCTGCCCCAGGGTGGGGGCAAGCCGCCCAGCTCTGCGCAGACCGAGGAGATCTTCCAGGCTCTGCAGCAGGAGTGCATGCGGCAGCTGCAGGTTCCGGCCGGATCCAcggccccctcccccagcccggGGGGTGACGACAAGCCCCAGGTGCCCCCTAGGGTGCCCATCCCCCCTCGGCCAACGCGCCCGCACCTCGACTTGTCTCCAGCCTCCTCAGGCGAGGAGGAGACCGGCCGGTGGCCTGGACCTGCCTCCCCTCCCCGAGTGCCTCCCCGGGAGCCCCTGTCCCCTCCAGGCTCGAGGACACCCAGCCCCCTGGTACCACCTGGCAGCTCCCCACTGCCGCCCCGGCTCTCAAGCTCACCCGGGAAGACCATGCCTACCACCCAAAGCTTCGCCTCAGACCCCAAGTACGCCACCCCTCAGGTGATCCAGGCGCCTGGCCCACGGGCCAGTCCCTGCATCCTGCCCATCGTCCGGGATGGCAAGAAGGTCAGCAGCACCCACTATTACTTGCTGCCTGAGCGCCCGTCCTACCTGGAGCGCTACCAGCGCTTCCTGCGTGAGGCCCAGAGCCCCGAGGAGCCAGCCCCCCTGCCTGTGCCCCTGCTGCTGCCCCCACCCAGcaccccagcccctgctgccccCACGGCCACCGTTCGGCCGATGCCCCAGGCTGCCTTGGACCCCAAAGCCAACTTCTCCACCAACAACAGCAACCCAGGGGCCCGGCCACCAGCCCCGAGGGCCACTGCTCGGCCGCCACAGCGGGGCTGCGCTGGGGATGGGCCAGAGGCGGGCCGGCTGGCAGACAAGGTCCAGATG CTGCAGGCCACGGTGCATGGGGTGACCACAGAGGAGTGCCAGGCGGCCCTGCAGAGCCACGGCTGGAGCGTGCAGAGGGCTGCCCAGTATCTGAAG GTGGAGCAGCTCTTCGGGCTGGGTCTGCGGCCCAGAGGGGAGTGCCACAAAGTGCTGGAGATGTTCGACTGGAACCTCGAGCAGGCCGGTTGCCACCTTCTGGGCTCCTGGGGCCCTGCCCACCACAA gctggagtgcaatggcgtgatctcggctcaccgcaacctccgcctcctgggttcaggcaattctcctgcctcagcctcctga